Proteins encoded in a region of the Octopus sinensis linkage group LG8, ASM634580v1, whole genome shotgun sequence genome:
- the LOC115215028 gene encoding uncharacterized protein LOC115215028, with product MTDPAPQLSPKVSPSSSPSKNTLQSFQGRTTPSLQNTPLFKKKKIIPKSPIATARRLNLNPEAALTDRPVVRPEKAATTKQTTAKPPANPPPPPKFIGRTIRRIPSYDAIKWLRHLLKLPPKSAKKKSFHLMKGCRPCCVILKKLPLEPSQKSLDLSHCPHSMTKTLKECSAACRYDYGRVHRPWMMLQHRRMKRVFAALLFNKTLRSMSVKLEPYAKSPKLPKPQSKVGPPLLSATPGKMRFFFLELKRKIILIPVIGNKMGQQAYELDNPQNIGILYNIAASLQKSSEETEQ from the exons ATG ACGGATCCAGCACCACAACTGTCACCTAAGGTGTCACCGAGTTCATCGCCATCCAAGAACACTTTACAGTCTTTCCAGGGACGCACTACACCATCACTGCAAAACACTCCCCttttcaaaaagaagaaaatcatcCCCAAATCTCCAATAGCAACCGCAAGGAGGCTGAATTTAAACCCAGAGGCTGCCCTGACTGATCGACCCGTGGTGAGACCCGAAAAAGCAGCTACAACTAAACAAACAACCGCTAAGCCTCCTGcaaacccaccaccacctccaaagtTCATTGGACGCACTATAAGACGAATTCCTTCTTATGACGCCATCAAATGGTTGAGGCATTTGTTGAAACTACCTCCAAAAAGTGCCAAGAAGAAATCCTTTCATTTGATGAAGGGTTGTCGACCTTGCTGTGTCATTCTCAAAAAATTGCCTCTGGAACCATCCCAGAAATCTTTAGACCTTTCTCACTGTCCTCACTCTATGACAAAAACATTAAAGGAATGTTCGGCAGCATGTCGCTATGACTACGGCCGAGTTCACAGACCATGGATGATGCTTCAGCATCGCAGGATGAAAAGGGTATTTGCTGCTTTACTTTTCAACAAGACTCTTCGGTCTATGTCCGTAAAACTGGAACCTTATGCCAAATCCCCAAAACTGCCAAAGCCTCAGTCAAAAGTAGGACCACCTCTACTTAGTGCTACACCAGGTAAAATGAGGTTTTTCTTCCTGGAACTGAAGAGAAAAATCATCTTAATTCCTGTCATTGGCAATAAGATGGGGCAACAAGCCTATGAACTTGACAATCCACAGAATATTGGAATACTCTACAACATTGCAGCATCTCTACAGAAATCTTCAGAGGAAACCGAACAGTGA